A window of Sutcliffiella cohnii contains these coding sequences:
- a CDS encoding carbohydrate ABC transporter permease — translation MQKAALSKGFIYIILIVGSMLMLLPFVWMLSTSLKSSGEVMMMPPVWIPSDWRWDNYETAWGMAPFARYTVNSIIVTVLSTIGELLTTILAAYAFSRINFYGRDIVFAVLLGTMMVPGEVLIPNYVTLSELGWIDRYPALIVPWLASIFSIFLLRQFFLGIPRELSYAAKIDGCSNFRFLWTIMVPLAKPAIVTILLLKAIGSWNAFLWPLIVTQSKEMRTLPVGLTSFSTEAGTVYELLMAASTMIILPMIILYLILQKYIIEGVAKAGIKG, via the coding sequence ATGCAAAAAGCAGCTCTATCAAAAGGTTTCATTTATATCATTTTAATCGTAGGCAGTATGTTGATGCTTTTGCCGTTTGTTTGGATGTTAAGTACGTCGCTGAAATCTTCAGGAGAGGTAATGATGATGCCTCCTGTTTGGATTCCATCCGATTGGAGATGGGATAACTATGAAACAGCATGGGGGATGGCCCCGTTTGCTAGATATACGGTAAATAGTATTATCGTTACCGTATTATCGACTATTGGGGAATTGTTGACAACGATACTAGCTGCCTACGCTTTTTCGAGAATTAACTTTTACGGTCGGGACATCGTTTTTGCTGTTCTGTTAGGAACGATGATGGTTCCGGGGGAAGTATTGATTCCGAATTACGTAACATTGTCCGAGCTAGGTTGGATTGACCGTTACCCAGCATTAATCGTACCGTGGCTAGCAAGTATTTTTTCTATCTTTCTATTACGCCAATTTTTCTTAGGAATTCCAAGAGAGCTATCCTATGCCGCCAAAATCGATGGGTGTAGCAATTTTCGTTTTTTATGGACGATTATGGTACCACTTGCAAAGCCTGCGATTGTTACGATTTTATTATTAAAAGCAATCGGTAGCTGGAATGCATTCCTTTGGCCGTTAATTGTGACTCAATCAAAAGAAATGAGAACTTTACCGGTCGGTTTAACTTCGTTTAGTACAGAAGCAGGAACCGTTTATGAGCTACTTATGGCGGCTTCTACAATGATCATACTGCCAATGATTATTTTATATCTCATTTTACAAAAGTACATTATTGAAGGTGTTGCGAAAGCTGGAATTAAAGGATAA
- a CDS encoding extracellular solute-binding protein, which produces MKMKKLIMTMIAILFITILAACGNESNTTSGNENTNNDSNNNSNTEEKKEAEASPIEIEFWHAMSGGHEEALTKITNDFNESNEKNITVKLVNQGSYSDLSTKNMAAARANNLPVLTQAYEDWITEYIQNDLVADLTPLINDQEVGMSEAELTDIVEVFREANVWDGKYYGLPFNKSTRIMFYNVDYLEEAGIEPPTTWEELRDASEKLTFDNEGRKVIGPLFH; this is translated from the coding sequence ATGAAAATGAAAAAATTAATAATGACGATGATTGCAATATTATTTATTACAATATTAGCTGCTTGTGGAAATGAGAGTAATACCACAAGTGGCAACGAAAATACGAATAATGATTCTAACAATAATTCAAATACAGAAGAGAAAAAGGAAGCGGAAGCGTCTCCGATTGAAATTGAATTTTGGCATGCAATGAGTGGAGGACATGAAGAAGCTTTAACGAAAATTACGAATGATTTTAATGAATCAAACGAAAAAAATATTACGGTAAAGCTTGTGAATCAAGGAAGCTACAGTGACCTTTCTACGAAAAATATGGCTGCTGCAAGAGCAAATAATTTACCAGTTTTAACTCAAGCTTACGAGGATTGGATTACGGAATATATTCAAAATGATTTAGTTGCTGATTTAACACCATTAATAAATGATCAAGAAGTTGGCATGAGTGAAGCAGAATTAACTGATATTGTAGAAGTTTTCCGTGAAGCGAACGTATGGGATGGCAAGTATTACGGTTTACCTTTTAACAAAAGTACTCGTATTATGTTCTATAACGTAGATTACTTAGAAGAAGCTGGAATTGAACCACCAACAACGTGGGAAGAGCTACGTGACGCGTCTGAGAAATTAACGTTTGACAATGAAGGTCGTAAAGTAATTGGACCTCTGTTTCATTAG
- a CDS encoding extracellular solute-binding protein: MNSSEGKEALEFVNNMILDGVARTAGEDGYMSGPFTRGDVALYIGSSAGIPYVAAPAEENGINWAATPFAGTNVSIFASASDEEKKAAFEYMKFLINTENTTYWAMQSGYLPVRYSALESSEWKQYTDENPEYGVGEQQFDAGFFDPRIVGAYGLKNSVAKEIDRVFLGELTVEEGLEAAEKAADRELGN; encoded by the coding sequence ATGAATTCCTCAGAAGGAAAAGAAGCATTAGAATTTGTTAATAATATGATTCTAGACGGTGTCGCTCGTACAGCAGGTGAGGACGGATATATGTCTGGTCCGTTTACTCGTGGAGATGTTGCTTTATATATCGGTTCTTCTGCAGGTATCCCTTATGTGGCAGCTCCAGCTGAAGAAAACGGCATTAATTGGGCAGCAACGCCATTTGCTGGGACAAACGTTTCTATTTTCGCTAGTGCTTCTGATGAAGAAAAGAAAGCAGCATTTGAGTACATGAAATTTTTAATTAATACAGAAAACACAACATATTGGGCAATGCAATCTGGTTACTTACCAGTACGTTACTCGGCTTTAGAAAGTAGTGAATGGAAGCAATATACAGACGAAAATCCGGAATATGGCGTAGGAGAACAGCAATTTGATGCAGGCTTCTTCGACCCACGTATTGTCGGTGCTTATGGATTGAAAAATTCTGTTGCAAAAGAAATCGACAGAGTGTTCCTAGGTGAACTAACAGTGGAAGAAGGATTAGAAGCTGCGGAAAAAGCAGCGGATCGCGAGTTAGGAAACTAA
- a CDS encoding MBL fold metallo-hydrolase: MSKTLIQFFGGLKTIGGTIIQLQYGQSRVIFDFGLTFDPRTAIFDGQVKVRNSAIVRDYLKLRMIPKIEGIYNKEHLVSDNVISAEEYEGKTAVLISHLHLDHMGAIGCIDPSIPVYMTEQSRNLYNQLQLIGEGVPGVRSYQSCEYDQSFHIGEIKVTPLSVDHDVIGACAFHLETPDAKIIYTGDFRLHGSSPEVMEEFLQKAKELRYDAVIIEGTTLKSEEELAEHLLVSNNELPDKLLTETKLQINVAQMLKESEGIGIFNIYHRNMERINGMCKAGEEAKRKVVLEIKTAQLAHTFLPQCHFYIFESEELKTMIRENKLLDWQKLLLEKYPLINKEKINENPSRYFVQNSYENIIELFDLHVENGVYIHSNGVPLGDYDPAFHNLEKILSLLSLERVEVSSGGHALPQHLKYIVDELDPKVLIPLHSFYPERLKPKNGQQLLPAYGEVYEIGDIVNK, encoded by the coding sequence ATGAGTAAAACGTTGATTCAATTTTTTGGTGGATTAAAAACAATTGGCGGTACCATTATTCAATTACAATACGGGCAATCGCGTGTTATTTTTGACTTTGGATTAACGTTTGACCCGAGGACAGCTATTTTTGACGGACAAGTGAAGGTGCGCAATAGTGCGATAGTTCGAGACTACTTAAAGCTACGTATGATACCGAAAATTGAAGGAATATACAATAAGGAGCACTTAGTAAGTGATAATGTTATTTCAGCGGAAGAATATGAGGGAAAAACAGCTGTTTTAATATCTCATTTGCATTTAGATCATATGGGAGCTATCGGATGTATTGATCCTTCTATTCCAGTTTATATGACGGAACAATCTCGAAATCTATATAATCAGTTACAATTAATCGGGGAAGGTGTACCTGGTGTAAGGTCGTACCAATCTTGTGAGTACGATCAATCTTTTCATATAGGAGAAATAAAAGTAACACCTCTTTCTGTTGATCATGATGTTATCGGGGCGTGCGCATTTCATCTAGAAACTCCTGATGCAAAAATTATTTATACAGGTGATTTTAGATTGCACGGCTCTTCACCAGAGGTGATGGAGGAGTTTTTACAAAAGGCAAAAGAATTAAGGTATGATGCAGTTATTATCGAAGGAACAACATTAAAAAGTGAAGAGGAATTAGCGGAACATCTTTTAGTCAGTAACAATGAATTGCCAGATAAACTCCTTACGGAAACGAAGCTACAAATTAATGTTGCACAAATGTTAAAAGAGTCAGAGGGTATTGGTATTTTTAATATTTACCATCGAAATATGGAACGCATTAACGGTATGTGTAAAGCAGGAGAAGAGGCTAAAAGAAAAGTGGTTTTAGAAATAAAAACAGCGCAACTTGCTCATACTTTTTTACCACAATGTCACTTTTACATATTCGAATCAGAAGAGCTAAAAACTATGATAAGAGAAAACAAGCTGCTCGATTGGCAAAAACTATTGTTGGAAAAATATCCACTCATAAATAAAGAAAAAATTAATGAGAATCCAAGCAGATATTTCGTTCAAAACAGTTATGAGAATATAATAGAATTATTTGATCTACACGTTGAAAATGGAGTATACATCCACTCCAACGGCGTTCCTTTAGGTGATTATGACCCGGCATTCCATAATCTAGAGAAAATATTATCACTACTTTCTTTAGAAAGAGTAGAAGTAAGTTCAGGAGGGCATGCGTTACCTCAGCATTTAAAGTATATTGTTGATGAACTTGACCCAAAAGTACTCATACCCCTTCATAGCTTTTATCCTGAAAGATTGAAACCAAAGAATGGGCAACAGCTCTTACCGGCTTATGGGGAAGTATACGAAATAGGTGATATAGTTAATAAGTAA
- a CDS encoding sodium-dependent transporter, which yields MTQQEHWKTKIGFIWAAAGSAIGLGAIWKFPYVAGTGGGGAFLLVFLLFTLFLGLPLLVGEFVIGRKAQSDAVSTYTKLAPNSKWNVIGKLGVFTSFLLLSFYSVVGGWIILYIIEVFAGGLNGLSQAEYGPLFGQVISKPFWTLLGQLLFMFITILVVSQGVQKGIEKASKIMMPALLVLFIVIVFRSLSLDGALEGVKFLLIPDFSKLTSESILFALGQAFFTLSLGVSVMVTYASYLPKTQNIPFSALSIVIINIVIALLAGLAIFPGVFSFGLEPDAGPVLIFAVLPAVFSQLPLGMFFFLAFLVLFLFAALTSAFSMIEIIVAAFTKKDNSKRKKTTWLVGILIFIVGIPSCLSYGVMADVTIFDKTFFDLFDFTVSNILMPLGALLLAIFIPLKVSKSELMDELRAGSNIRASIFNVWYYLLKYFTPVAIIIVFLDVIGVLKWFF from the coding sequence TTGACACAACAAGAGCATTGGAAAACAAAAATTGGTTTTATTTGGGCCGCTGCTGGCTCAGCAATTGGTTTAGGGGCAATTTGGAAGTTCCCTTATGTAGCGGGTACTGGTGGAGGAGGAGCATTTCTACTAGTCTTTTTATTATTTACGTTATTTCTAGGATTGCCACTTTTAGTCGGAGAATTTGTAATTGGTCGTAAAGCTCAAAGTGATGCAGTTTCGACTTATACGAAGCTTGCCCCAAATTCAAAATGGAATGTGATCGGAAAACTAGGTGTGTTCACTAGCTTTTTACTATTGTCCTTTTATAGTGTTGTTGGGGGCTGGATCATTCTATACATAATAGAAGTTTTCGCAGGCGGTTTGAACGGTCTATCTCAAGCTGAATACGGACCACTTTTTGGTCAAGTAATTTCTAAGCCGTTTTGGACTCTATTAGGCCAACTATTATTTATGTTTATTACGATACTTGTTGTATCACAAGGTGTTCAAAAAGGAATTGAAAAGGCTAGTAAAATAATGATGCCAGCCTTACTCGTATTATTTATCGTCATCGTCTTTCGCTCCCTTAGTTTAGATGGAGCGTTGGAAGGTGTGAAATTTTTACTGATTCCTGATTTTTCTAAACTAACGTCAGAAAGTATTTTATTCGCACTTGGCCAGGCGTTTTTTACCCTTTCTTTAGGGGTATCCGTCATGGTGACATATGCTTCTTATTTACCTAAAACACAAAATATTCCGTTTTCAGCATTATCTATCGTTATCATTAATATTGTGATTGCTCTTTTAGCGGGACTAGCTATTTTTCCAGGTGTATTTTCGTTCGGATTGGAACCAGATGCAGGACCGGTTTTAATTTTTGCTGTATTACCGGCGGTGTTTTCACAGTTACCGTTAGGAATGTTTTTCTTTCTTGCCTTTTTAGTTTTATTTTTATTTGCTGCCTTAACATCGGCATTTTCTATGATTGAAATTATTGTGGCTGCTTTTACGAAAAAAGATAATAGCAAAAGGAAAAAAACAACATGGCTTGTTGGAATACTTATTTTTATCGTTGGTATTCCTTCCTGTTTATCGTATGGAGTGATGGCAGATGTAACTATTTTTGATAAAACATTTTTTGATCTGTTCGACTTTACCGTTAGTAACATATTAATGCCGTTAGGAGCGTTACTCCTAGCAATTTTTATTCCATTAAAAGTATCGAAAAGTGAATTGATGGATGAATTGCGAGCAGGATCTAATATAAGAGCTAGTATTTTTAACGTTTGGTATTATTTATTGAAATATTTTACACCTGTTGCCATTATTATTGTGTTCTTAGATGTTATTGGTGTATTAAAGTGGTTCTTTTAA